The Pontiella desulfatans sequence GGGGTATTTCGGGAAACATGCAAAATCGAGCGCTGCGCTTGTCAGTTTGGCAATCCATGCGGTTTTGCTGGTCGTTGCACTGTCGTTCGTAGCCGTTCAGGTCATTGTGAAGGATGAGCAAACCTTCGAGGCGCAAAAAGTAAAACGGCCCAAAATGCAACTCAAGAAGCTCACTGTTCCCGTGAATGTAAAGAAGAAGAAGGTGCAGAAACCCAAACTCCGTAAAACCATTGTCGTCAAAAAAGAAATAAAGTCGATGGACATCAAAATGCCGGAAGTGTCCGGTGTTAAGGGGGGAATGGGGTATATGGATGGGGGCGGCGGGCTCGGTGGCTTGGGCTTCGGACTCGAAATCGACCTGTTCGGCGCCAATAAAGGCACTGGTAACGAATTCGAAGGCACCTTCTTCGACCTGAAGATGGACCCCGATGGAAAACCAGCCAAAATGGACGAAAACTACTACAAGGAAGTGCTGCGTAATTTCGATGGTTCCTGGAACATCAGCCGGTTCGAAAAAAAATATTTCAAGGCCCCAAAGAAAAAATTCGCGACCACCTTCATGTTGCCTAAGATGAAGGCCGAAGAAGCTCCCAAGGCGTATGCCGTGCAGGATGTCGTTCAGCCCAAACAATGGGTGGCCTACTATAAAGGGGTAATAGCCGCTCCCGAAACCGGGCGCTACCGGTTTTGGGGTATTGCCGACGATGTTCTTATGGTTCGCGTCAAGAATCGCTTGGTCATAGACGCCAACTGGCCGAGCATGGGCATCACCGGTTGGACGAGCAATGACGACCGCGATAAAAAATGGAAAATGTCCGGCCAAAATGTGCGAATAGGCGACTGGTTCCACCTGACCAAGGGCAAACCGACCGAAATGGAAGTATTGGTTGGTGAGCGTCCCGGCGGCTTTTTCTTTTGCCACCTGCTGATTGAGCAGGATGGAGTCGAATATCCAAAAGGGGAGGGGGGGCGCCCCTTGCTTCCCATCTTCAAAACGCAGGAAATCCCCGAAAAACTAATCCCGCAAATGAAGATAGAACCCGGAACCTGCACCACGGACGGTCCCACCTTCGGCGTTTTGAAGTAGAATCCGTTTTTTCTGCAAAAGCGGTTCTGTTTTGCTACATTCACTGCATGGCGGAAAAACCCCCCAGTCCATTGCAGGCCAGTTTCTGGCTAACGAATGAAGAACAGCGCTATATCCTGATTATATGCGCCTTGTTCATTACAGGACTCGCTGCCCGCTATTTATACTTGAAAAACCAAAAGCCCGAGGTATACACACCCGCCGGAATTGAAGAATTGGAGCCGAACCATGAGTGATTGCATTTTCTGCAAAATCGTTGAAAAGGAAATCCCATCCACCATCGTCTTTGAGGACGCGGATGTGCTCGCGTTCATGGATATTGGCCCCATTGTAAAAGGACATGCCCTTGTGATTCCCAAGCAACACCATGATCCGGTAACCGAAACGCCGGATGAGGTTTTGGCCAAGCTTTTTCTCACGGCTAAGAAAATCGCGAAGGCACAAATGAACGCATTCGGTGCACAAGGGGTCAATATCATGCAAAACAACGGAAGGGCGGCTGGACAGGAAGTTGAACATATCCACGTGCACGTCATACCGCGTTTCGAAGAGGACGGGCACCACTGGAACTGGAATCCAAAAAGATACGATGATTTCGATGAAATGGCCAAATTGGCCGATCAATTGCGGGAACAACTTTAGAACCATGAACAATCCAAGCCTAGACGATTTACTCGCCCCGATCCTCCTGAAGGACGACCGCTACCAGGCCCAGGCCTATGTGTTTGTGCGCGAAGGGCTCGACCACACCGTGCGCAAACTCGAAAAGCCCCGCCACGTAAGCGGCGGTGAACTGCTCGAGGGCATGCGCGAATACGCCCTCCAGGAATACGGTCCCGTAACCAAGCGGGTGCTTTCCGAGTGGGGAATCAATGAATGCGTCGACTTTGGCCATATCGTCTTCAACCTGGTGAACGAAGGGTTGCTGGGGAAGACAGAAGAGGACTCCATCGAGGATTTCATGGAGGGCTACGATTTCCACGAAGCGTTCATCCAGCCCTTCCGCCCCAAAAAGCCATCGGCATGCCCGGTTTCCGCCGATTAGGCGTTCATGCCGCCCAACCCGGCGGCATGTTGTCTGAAAAGTATTCCTTCAATACCTCGGTTTCCGTCTTCGGCTACTGAAAGGCCAGGGGGGATCAAAGATCCCTCTTCAGGTCCATGTAACCTGCCGGATTCCCTGCTTCAGGCATGCCCCTTTCATCTCCCTCCTGGCTCGTAGGCGCATTATTGTGGCCCGACCTGTCTGAAATCCCTTTCAGCAAAGCGTCACATGGGCGTATATCCTATGATTTTATAATAAAGACCAACACATACGAGGTAGGGGAATGAACACACCCGGCAAGCCGGTCAGCTGGCTTTTGATTGCATCCATGTTTTCGCTCAACCTCCCGGGCGCGGTGGCCCAGGAGGAGACAAACCAAACCCAGGCGGTTTCAGCTGAAAACGTTCCACCGGGAACGGCCATCACCAGCAGGCGCGATTCCTCCACCTCCATCCCCCCCGTCCAAACCGGCGTCACGCGCGATGCCTCCAAATCCGAGGTGGCCATCAATTGGGAAAACGTCACCCTCAAGGACTGCATCGAGGTGCTTTCCCGCGATCTCGGCATGGAATTCATCATTTCCCCCTCCGTCAACGTCACCCAGGAGGTCAGCATCCGCGCCGGCGATGTCACCTCGTGGAACCGCGAAAACAAGCTCGAACTCTTCGATGCCATTCTCGACACCGCCGGCGTCCAGCGCATCCAGCGCGGCCGCGTCTGGGTGTTCGCCCCGTCCGATATCCGCCCGGTCATCACCGGAAGTGCCGGATCCGACCTGGCCGACGGCCAGCCCGTCATCGGCGTCATACAGCTCAAAAGCATCAGCGGCGCGCAGGCGCAGCAATTCCTTGGAACCATTGGCGGCAAGCCCCAGCGCGTATTCGCCATGGGCGGCACGCAGACCATCATCGTGATCGGAACCAAGGCGTTCCTGCGCCAGGTCGAGGAACTCATCGCCATGGTGGATGTTCCGCCGTCGGTCATGTCGCACTATGTGTTGAAGAACGCCGATGCCGAAGACGTGGCGACTGAACTGGGCAATGTGTTCTACCGCCAGATCGGCAGCAACGGCCAGCCCATCCGCTTTTTCGCCGTGGCCCGCCGCAACGCCGTCGTCGCGCAGAACATTGCATCCGGTATCGAGCAGGAAGTGGAGAAATGGGTGAAGTTCCTCGATGAAACCGACAACCTCAACGAGCGCGTCACCAAGGTCTACCGCATGCAGGTCATTGAAGCCGATGTCATTGGAAAAACCCTCTCCAACCTCTATTCCGACCTGTACAAACAATCCCAGCTGCGCGAACGCGAGCGCGGAAAAACCGCCACCAAGATTGCCAAGGCCGGTGCCGGCGCAAACGGCGGGGGCAAGTCTGCGGCGCCCAGCGCGGATTCCAAAGGTTCCCCGAAAAACCAGGCCGCCAAGCCGGCCGCCCCCTCCCCGAACCAAACCTCCGGAGGCGGGAATGGCGGAATGGATGGAATCGCATCCTCGATGGATGAAGAAGTCATCATCCATTCCGACAAGGATACCAACACCCTCATCATCAACGCACCCGCCGAAATGCACCGCGAAATCGAGAAAACCATCAAGGAACTCGATAAATCCCGCCGCCAGGTCCTCATCGAAACCGCCATGGTCGAGGTGGTGCTCGACGACGGCATGGACTTCGGCGTCGAATGGGCCGTGCAGGGCGGGGGCAACCCGGCGCACGCCGGCGCCCAGATGAGCGGTCTCGAGCTCGGCGCGCTCGCCGCCGGAACCACCCCGCTGACCGAGGCCGCCAACGGCTTCACCTATTTCGTCAAATCGAACGACGAAAAGTGGGCGCTCATCCAGGCCGCCAAGGACGAAGACCGCCTGCAGGTGCTCTCCTCCCCGACCGTACTCACGCGCGATGGCATGGAAGCCGAGGTTTCCTTTGGCTCCGAAGTGCCCATCCAGCAGAGCAGCGTCACCGACGCGGGCAAGGAAAACTTTTCATACGACTACCGCGACGCCAAGATCACCCTCACCGTAACCCCGCACATCGACGACGACCAAATGGTTACCCTCAACCTGGAGCAAACCGTACGCCGCGTCGTCGAAAACACCATTTCCACCGATAACGACGCCCCCGTCTTCCGCACCCGCGAAATCCGCTCCAACCTCCAGGTCGACGATGGCCAGACCATCATCCTCGGCGGCTTGATCGAACGCGGCGACCGCGAAGAACGCGTCGGCATTCCATTCCTGATGGATATCCCCTTCATCGGTTTTCTCTTCGGCCGCACCTCGGTCACGAAGGAGGGCACCGAAATCCTGATGATCATGACCCCCTATGTCGTTGATTCGCGCGATGAAACCGACCTGCTCACGCGCGACTTCCGCCGCAAGGTGCTCGGCGGCCTGAACAAAACCAGCGCCGACATCCGAACACTCTACGATCTTCAGGAAGAAGCGCCCGAGGAGGCGAACTGATGGCCTACCGTCCCATAGGCGATATCCTCGTCGCGAACGGGTGCGTCAACCGCGATGCCGTCGAGGCCGCCCTGCGCAAGCAGAACGAGGGTGGGGGACTGCCCAAGCTTGGCCGGATCCTCGTGGAGGACGGGGCCATCCAGCCCGCCGAACTCCTCAAGGCGCTCTCCGAGCAATACGATCTGCCCGCCAGTCCCCACGAAAAACCGGCCGACCACCTTTTCCTCGACGAAAACCTGCCGTTTCCGTTCATGATCGAGCACCGCGTGCTCTTCCAAATGGTCGAAGAGGCCATCTCCGCCATCACCGACGACCCCTCCGACTGGTCGTCCATCGAGGCCGCGCGCCTGCACCACGGCGAGGCGCTTCCAGTCCACCTGGTGACCGAGGCGCAGATGGACGAAGCCTTGGGCAAGGTGCAGGCCTTTGCCGAAAACAACCTGAAGTCGATGATGGCCGAGGCCGAGGTTTTCCAGGCCGGCGAGTGGGGCGACGAGGAGGAGCACCTGCGCGACCTCGCGCTCGAGGCGCCCGTCGTTCGCATGGTCAACCTCATCATCACCCAGGCCGTTGAAAAACGTGCGTCCGACATCCACGTCGAGATCGGCGAATACAACCTGCGCGTCCGCTACCGCGTCGACGGTGTCCTCCACGCCGCCGAGATGATCGACCGCAAACACCACGCCGCCGTCATTTCGCGTATGAAGCTGCTCGCCAAGCTCGATATTGCCGAGCGCCGCATCCCGCAGGATGGCCGCATCAAGATGCAGGTCCACGGGCACGATCTCGACATGCGCGTTGCCACCACGCCAACGATCTACGGCGAAAACGTCGTCATCCGCCTGCTCAACCAGCAACACGTCGAGCTCAATTTCGGCAGCCTCGGAATGCCCGCGCATGAGGAAGGCCTCTTCTCCAAAATGGTCGAGCAGCCGCAGGGCTTCATCCTCGTCACCGGCCCGACCGGTAGCGGCAAGACCACCACGCTGCACACGGCGCTCACGCACCTGAATTCCGACAAGGTCAAGATCATCACCATCGAGGATCCCGTCGAAATCCGCCTGCAGGGCATCAACCAGATCCAGATGAACCCCAAGATCGGCATGACCTTCGCCAACGGCCTCCGCTCCATCGTCCGCCAGGACCCGGACATCGTGATGGTCGGCGAAATCCGCGATGCCGAGACGGCCGACATCGCCATCCAGGCCTCGCTCACCGGCCATATGGTGCTCTCCACCCTGCATACCAACGATGCCGCCGGCAGCGTGGCCCGCTTGGCCGACATGGGGGTCGAGTCGTACCTCATCGCCTCCGCCCTCACCGGCGCGCTCGCCCAGCGGCTCTGCCGCCGCGTCTGCCCCAAGTGCGCCGAAGCCACCGTGGTGTCGCGCTCGCACCTCTCCGATTTTCCCGAAGCGGTCGAGCCCGAATACACGCTCTACCACGGCAAAGGCTGCGAGCATTGCGACGGCACCGGCTTTTACGGCCGCATGGGACTCTACGAACTCATGGGCACCAACGATGAAATGCGCGAGCTGATCCAAAAGTCGCCCGAATCCGGCCCCATCCGCGCCATGGCCCGCCAGCACGGCACCCGCCTCCTCCGCGAGAGCGGCTGGGAGGCCATCATCGCCGGCACAAGCACCGTGGAAGAGATCCGCCGCGTCACGCAGTGGAGTTAGGCAATGATCAAGTTTTCCTACAAAGCCATGACGCCAACGGGCGAAGCGCGCAACGGGGTGATCGAAGCGCCGACTCCTGCGCGTGCCGCACTGATGCTCCAGCAAAATGGCCTGGTGGTTCTGAACATTTCAAATTCCGCTTCCGCGGAAAGCTCCGTCTCGGTTTCGAAATCGCTCGGAGGCCGGATCTCGGCGCAGCAGCTGATGGAGTTTTCATCCGAAACCTCGGCCTTGCTCGATGCCAAGATTCCGCTCGAAGAGGCGCTAAAGACGCAGGCCGACCTCTGCACCCACCCCAAATTCAAGGAAATCCTCACCGAGGTTTGGAAGGATGTCAACGGGGGCGCCTCCTTCGCCGATGCGTTGGCCCGGCATCCGAAAGTGTTCGAGCGCTTTTATTCCAACATGGTGCGCGGCGGCGAGGCCTCGGGCTCGCTGGAGCTGATCATGCAGCGCATCGCCGCCCTGATGGAGCGGCGCCAGGCGCTACGCGCCAAGGTGACCAGCGCGATGATCTATCCCTCGCTCCTGCTCATCATGGGCATTGCCGTGGTCGCCGGCCTCATGCTGTTCCTCATCCCCAAGCTCACCGAAATGTTTGCCGAAAGCGGCCAGCTGCTTCCGGCCTCCACCCGCGCGGTCATCGCCATGAGCGAATTCAACCGCAACTATTGGTGGCTCACGCCCATGCTGGTGTTGGGCGGATTCGGTGCATTCAAGTTTTCCACCCGCACGGAGGAAGGCAAAACCAAGTGGGGGCTCAAGGTGCTGAAGATCCCGATGATGGGCCGCTTGATCGCCGAGGCCGAAACCAGCCGCTTCTGCCGCATGCTCAGCGCGCTGCTCGATGGGCAGGTTCCGATCCTCCAGGCCATTTCCATCACCGGAGGAACGCTTTCCAACGCCGCGCTGCGCAGCCTCATGGGCAAAGTCTACGAAACCGTGCAGGCCGGCAAGCCGATGGGGCCGCTGCTCCAGCAGCATCCCGAATTCCCGCAGCTCGCCTCGCGCATGGTCACCATGGGGGAGGATTCCGGCGAGCTCGGCACCATGCTCAACAAGGTGGCCGACCGCTATGAGGACAAGGTGTCCGCCACCACCGACCGTTTTGTGAGTGTGCTCGAACCGATCATGATCGTCGTCATGGGGATCTTTGTTGCCTTCATCGTCATCGGCATGATGCAGGGCATGATGGCCATGAGTACGAGCGGAAGATAGTGAAATGGAGAAAAACATGAATGAGAAAAAGAAACAGAAGAAAGCCGGCTTTACGTTGGTCGAACTACTCGTAGTGATCGTGATCCTGATGGTGATCGGCACCATTTCGATGCAGACCTTCCGCAAGGAGCCCGACAAGGCGCGGGTGCAGGCGGCGCGCACCTCGTTCAGCCAGCTCGAAACCGCCCTCGAGCGCTACAAGCTCGACATGGGCACCTATCCCACCGAAGAGGCCGGGCTGAATGCGCTCGTCTCCGCGCCGGAAGAGAACGACGGCTCCTGGGGCGGCCCCTACATGCGCAAAGCCAAGGATATCAGCGACCCGTGGGGCAACGACTATCTCCTCAAGGTTCCCGCCTCCGACGGCACCGACTATGAAATCATCTGCCTCGGCGCCGACGGCGCGGAAGGCGGAGAAGGTTTCATGGCGGATCTCTCGTCGATCGACGAATAAGGAATATCGAACAAGGACTCCGGAATGTCGAAGGACGGCCAAGCATCAAGCATCAGGAAGCGAGCTACGAAACAAGCGTTTACGCTGGTTGAGCTCATCGTGGTGCTGGCGATCGTTGCCGTCTTGGTGGGCATCAGTGTGCCGGCCATTGCCGCATTCGGCTCTCCGAAGGAGACCCTTCGCAAGGAGGGGCGGCGGGTGATGCGGCTGATGAACGAGGCGCGGCAGGTGGCGATGAGCCGCAAGGTGCGCGTCGAAATCCGCATCGATCCCGTGTTGAACGAGATCCGTGCGGTGGAGTCGCACGCCTATCGTGCGCTGATGGCCAACTATCCCGACGGACTCGTTGACCGCGAGGACGAGGAATGGATCGCGTTCATGAGCAACCGGTTCGAACGCGCTGTTTCATTTGGCGAGGAAATCTCGCTGGAGGGCTTTTCGATCGAGGAGATCGAAGTGCCGTTCGACGAGGACGATGCGTTCCAGCGCCTGGATCTGCCCGAAACGCAATACGATGGCGCGGAAGACGCGGAGGCCGAGACCGTGGCGCTCACCTTTTCCCACTTCGGCGGCAGCGACGGGGGCGGGATGACGCTCCGCTTCAAGGAAACCTCGCTCAACATTGCCGCCGACATTCTTACGGGCAGGCCCAAGGTGGTGAATCGAAGGGTGGGGGAACCATGAAAAAGGGCTTCACCATTCTCGAGATCCTGATTGCCCTGCTGGTTTTCGCCATCGGGGTAACCGGGATGCTGGGGGCGCTGGGGCACCACATGAAGGAGGTGTCGCTTGCGGAGGATCACGCGCGCGGGGTGCGCATTGCCCAGCGCGAAATGAATGCCCTGCGGCGCCTGCGCTATTTCCCGGCCATGGAAATGACCGGCGAGGAAGGCCGCTATGTTTGGACGGCAACGGTCGAAGAGGCCGACTATGACGAGCTGCCGGGGGTCGATTCCGACGAAGTCAGCAACTCCCGCGCCCTAAGACCCTGCACCATGAGCGTGCTGGTGCAGTGGAGCGACTCCGCCGGCGGGGAATTGAGAAGACGCGTTTTGTTCCAGGGCATGGAGCTATTTCAAAGACGATGAGGATGGGCAAACCAACCAGAGTGGGTGAGTGGGCGATAGGGCGAGTGCGTGCCCTATCCCTCCATCGCGTTTTCTCCCGCTCGCCCCATCGGCCCATTGCCCCCTCTCGTAAACAAGGATTTACGCTTTTGGAATTGTTGGTGGCCTTGACCCTGCTCGGCATCCTCGGCGCTTCCATTGCGGGCGTGCTGAAGAATTCGGCGGATTCCGTGGCGCAGGGCTCGGCGGCAATGGATCAGCTGACGCGGCTGCGGTCGCTGGAAACGGTGCTGGGCGGCGCGATACGCGATGCCCGGATTGCCGAGGTCTCCCAGCTGGAGCGCAACCGGCTGGCCGACGACCCCTCCTACGACGGGGCGGATGGGCGCTACCGCTTCCGCGGCGAGGAGCTGCTGCTCGGATTCGTGATGGACCGGCCGTTCCTGGAAGCCGAGCGCGATGGCTTTTGGCACTGGATCAACGTCGAAGTGCGGATCGACGAGGAGACCGAACAGCAAAACCTGTGGATGACCGACACCTCCTACCTGCCGGGCATCGACAACCCGGTCGGCCCCGACTGGAGCTCGGACGGGCTGGACGACGATTGGAAGCCGGTCAAGGAAGTGATGCTGCTGGGGAACACGAAGGAGATCTTTTTCCGTTATTGGGAGCTCGAGCAAACCAGCATGACCGACGAGCCGGAAAAGGAAGAGATGGAGTTCGACGACATCGACACCGACTATTCCGTCCGCCTTCCCGATCTGATCGAGATGGTCATGACCATCCCCAATCTCGGCACCGAATCGCTCATGTTCGACTATTCGATCCGGAGGAAAGGGATATGAGAGCGCAACTGTTCAAGAACATTTCCGCTCGGGTGGACGAACGGGCGAACGGGCGAACAGGGGCTTTTTGCTCCCCACCCCCCCATCTCCCTTTCACCCCCACCCAAAAATCGGGTTCCGCCCTCATCATGGTGCTGGCGGTGGTGGTGGTGCTGGCGGTGTTGATCACGGGCTTCGGTTCCAACATGAAGGGCGAGGTGAAGGCGGCCGGCGGCCACTATGAAGAGGCGCTCAACTTCCAGCTGGCCCGTTCGGCCGTTGCCCTCGCGCGCATGGAGCTCAACCGCAAGAACACCACCCTCTATTCCGACGACTTTGGCAACGCCTTCTTCATTGCGGGCAAAGAGGACTACGAATCGCAGATCGAGGAAATGATGCTGTACCGCCAGGGGCTGGAAATCGGGCGCGGCCTCGCTTCCTACCGCATAATCCACAAGCCCAATGCGCTCGATCCCAACGAGGTGAGCCAGAACGACTGGCACCGCCTGCTGGAAGTGGCCTGCGGCATCGAAGAGGGCGAGGAGCGCAACGCACTGGTCGATGCCTTCCACGATTGGATCGATTCCGACAACCTCACGCGCGCCAACGGGGCCGAGGAGGAGTTCTACCAGGATCTGGACCGGCCGCGCCACGTCAAGAACGGGCCGCTCTCGAACTACGAGGAAATCCTGCTGGTCCATGGTTTCACGCCGGAAATGCTCTATGGCTACAACAATCCGGTGCGCATCGAAGACAACATTATGGTAGGCGGAGGGCTGCTGCGCTACTTCATCGGCGACAACTCGCCCGAGGCGCGCGCTTCCCGCAAATACATCGTCGATGGCATATTGCCCTCCGAGCCCTCGCGCCGCCCGGAGGACGCGCAACGCTTCCGCCAGGTGCAGCAAAAGCCCGAGCAGCTCCACCTGGTTGCCCAGGGCTTCGTTCCCGACGACCCCTTCCATGGCGAGGAAGACGACTTCAACGAGGTCGAAGCAGACGAACAGCTCCCGGAACCGGTCTATCAATCGCGTCACATCATCCTCATGCGGTTGGAGCAGTCGAAGGATGCCTACCGCATCGGCGACCTGCTCGAAAACGCCGCCGCCGAAACCATCGAGCGCATTTTGGCCTACGGAATCCCCGAGGAGGATCTATGATGAAATTTTTACCACCCAGACTCGAAGGGGACGAAGAAACGCCCCGTTCCGCAGCAGTAGGTTTTGTGGAACTTGGAATTCTTCTGGGACGATCCATTCACTTAACACGTAAAAACAGGCGAAGCCTATGAGTGCAAAATCAACCTTGTGCATCCTGTTCCGGGACGAGACGGTGGATGCCGTTTTCGTGGACCGGACCCTGCTGGGTGCGCAAATCAAATTCATGGAGCGGCTACCGCGCGACGAGCTCGTGTTCGGGAACGTTGCCGAGCGGATGAAGTCGGTCGAAAAGACCCCGGCGCGCGTACTGCTTTGCGTCCCGCGCGACCTGGCGATGCAGCGAACACTGCGCTACCCCGCCATGGCGCCGGCCGACATTGCCAACATGATCCAGTTCGAGGCCACGCGCCACGTTCCGCTGGCCGAGGCCGACCGTACGCTGGCCTGGGCCGCCGTGGAGGCGGTGGAGGAAAAGCAGGTCGTGCTCAACCTGGTTGCGGCACGCGATGCCGACATCCGCGAGCTGGTCGACCGTTTTGAGCAGGCCGGGGTGCCGATCGACGAGGCGCTGCCCTTCAGCGCCGCCGTATATCCCGTTCTGGGAACCGCTCCAACCCTGCTGGCGATTTCCGATGCCCGGCACGTGGAGCTCTGCCTCTATGGCGGCGGGCAGCTGCAGGATTCGCAGGTGCTGCCGGTCAATGCGCCCGGCTTCAGCCCCGCGCGGGTGCTCACGGCCGCGCGCCAGATGGCGGCCAAGAACAAGGGCTGGCTGGGCATGGAGGGGATCGCGCGCGTGTTGCTGACCGGCCCCGCACCGCTGGAGGTCGATCTCGGAACCGCGTTCGGGCTGCAGGCCCAGCCCTTGGAAGCGCCGATCGAGTTCGCCGCGCTCGAAGAGCCTTTGACCGATGCGTTGCTCGCGGCCTCGACCGAGCTGCCCATGGATTTGAACCTGGTCGAGCATTCGGCCCGCAAGGTGCCGATCAGCAAGCGTACGGTCCTGACCGCATCGCTCTGTGCGCTACTGGCGATCGAGCTCATCGCCTGGGTCGGCTTCAAGACCGCCGCCCCGGCCGTGCAGCGCAAGCGGGTGGCCGAGGAGATTTCCAAGGTGCGCCGCCGCGCCGCGCCCATCCAGCGCATGAAGGATAAAAACCGCGAAATGCGCAAACAACTCTACCGGCTCGACGAAATT is a genomic window containing:
- a CDS encoding GspE/PulE family protein; the protein is MAYRPIGDILVANGCVNRDAVEAALRKQNEGGGLPKLGRILVEDGAIQPAELLKALSEQYDLPASPHEKPADHLFLDENLPFPFMIEHRVLFQMVEEAISAITDDPSDWSSIEAARLHHGEALPVHLVTEAQMDEALGKVQAFAENNLKSMMAEAEVFQAGEWGDEEEHLRDLALEAPVVRMVNLIITQAVEKRASDIHVEIGEYNLRVRYRVDGVLHAAEMIDRKHHAAVISRMKLLAKLDIAERRIPQDGRIKMQVHGHDLDMRVATTPTIYGENVVIRLLNQQHVELNFGSLGMPAHEEGLFSKMVEQPQGFILVTGPTGSGKTTTLHTALTHLNSDKVKIITIEDPVEIRLQGINQIQMNPKIGMTFANGLRSIVRQDPDIVMVGEIRDAETADIAIQASLTGHMVLSTLHTNDAAGSVARLADMGVESYLIASALTGALAQRLCRRVCPKCAEATVVSRSHLSDFPEAVEPEYTLYHGKGCEHCDGTGFYGRMGLYELMGTNDEMRELIQKSPESGPIRAMARQHGTRLLRESGWEAIIAGTSTVEEIRRVTQWS
- a CDS encoding prepilin-type N-terminal cleavage/methylation domain-containing protein; this encodes MGKPTRVGEWAIGRVRALSLHRVFSRSPHRPIAPSRKQGFTLLELLVALTLLGILGASIAGVLKNSADSVAQGSAAMDQLTRLRSLETVLGGAIRDARIAEVSQLERNRLADDPSYDGADGRYRFRGEELLLGFVMDRPFLEAERDGFWHWINVEVRIDEETEQQNLWMTDTSYLPGIDNPVGPDWSSDGLDDDWKPVKEVMLLGNTKEIFFRYWELEQTSMTDEPEKEEMEFDDIDTDYSVRLPDLIEMVMTIPNLGTESLMFDYSIRRKGI
- a CDS encoding HIT family protein → MKNWSRTMSDCIFCKIVEKEIPSTIVFEDADVLAFMDIGPIVKGHALVIPKQHHDPVTETPDEVLAKLFLTAKKIAKAQMNAFGAQGVNIMQNNGRAAGQEVEHIHVHVIPRFEEDGHHWNWNPKRYDDFDEMAKLADQLREQL
- the gspG gene encoding type II secretion system major pseudopilin GspG, whose protein sequence is MNEKKKQKKAGFTLVELLVVIVILMVIGTISMQTFRKEPDKARVQAARTSFSQLETALERYKLDMGTYPTEEAGLNALVSAPEENDGSWGGPYMRKAKDISDPWGNDYLLKVPASDGTDYEIICLGADGAEGGEGFMADLSSIDE
- a CDS encoding prepilin-type N-terminal cleavage/methylation domain-containing protein — its product is MSKDGQASSIRKRATKQAFTLVELIVVLAIVAVLVGISVPAIAAFGSPKETLRKEGRRVMRLMNEARQVAMSRKVRVEIRIDPVLNEIRAVESHAYRALMANYPDGLVDREDEEWIAFMSNRFERAVSFGEEISLEGFSIEEIEVPFDEDDAFQRLDLPETQYDGAEDAEAETVALTFSHFGGSDGGGMTLRFKETSLNIAADILTGRPKVVNRRVGEP
- a CDS encoding Minf_1886 family protein — encoded protein: MNNPSLDDLLAPILLKDDRYQAQAYVFVREGLDHTVRKLEKPRHVSGGELLEGMREYALQEYGPVTKRVLSEWGINECVDFGHIVFNLVNEGLLGKTEEDSIEDFMEGYDFHEAFIQPFRPKKPSACPVSAD
- a CDS encoding type IV pilus modification PilV family protein encodes the protein MKKGFTILEILIALLVFAIGVTGMLGALGHHMKEVSLAEDHARGVRIAQREMNALRRLRYFPAMEMTGEEGRYVWTATVEEADYDELPGVDSDEVSNSRALRPCTMSVLVQWSDSAGGELRRRVLFQGMELFQRR
- the gspD gene encoding type II secretion system secretin GspD codes for the protein MNTPGKPVSWLLIASMFSLNLPGAVAQEETNQTQAVSAENVPPGTAITSRRDSSTSIPPVQTGVTRDASKSEVAINWENVTLKDCIEVLSRDLGMEFIISPSVNVTQEVSIRAGDVTSWNRENKLELFDAILDTAGVQRIQRGRVWVFAPSDIRPVITGSAGSDLADGQPVIGVIQLKSISGAQAQQFLGTIGGKPQRVFAMGGTQTIIVIGTKAFLRQVEELIAMVDVPPSVMSHYVLKNADAEDVATELGNVFYRQIGSNGQPIRFFAVARRNAVVAQNIASGIEQEVEKWVKFLDETDNLNERVTKVYRMQVIEADVIGKTLSNLYSDLYKQSQLRERERGKTATKIAKAGAGANGGGKSAAPSADSKGSPKNQAAKPAAPSPNQTSGGGNGGMDGIASSMDEEVIIHSDKDTNTLIINAPAEMHREIEKTIKELDKSRRQVLIETAMVEVVLDDGMDFGVEWAVQGGGNPAHAGAQMSGLELGALAAGTTPLTEAANGFTYFVKSNDEKWALIQAAKDEDRLQVLSSPTVLTRDGMEAEVSFGSEVPIQQSSVTDAGKENFSYDYRDAKITLTVTPHIDDDQMVTLNLEQTVRRVVENTISTDNDAPVFRTREIRSNLQVDDGQTIILGGLIERGDREERVGIPFLMDIPFIGFLFGRTSVTKEGTEILMIMTPYVVDSRDETDLLTRDFRRKVLGGLNKTSADIRTLYDLQEEAPEEAN
- a CDS encoding type II secretion system protein GspK, with protein sequence MRAQLFKNISARVDERANGRTGAFCSPPPHLPFTPTQKSGSALIMVLAVVVVLAVLITGFGSNMKGEVKAAGGHYEEALNFQLARSAVALARMELNRKNTTLYSDDFGNAFFIAGKEDYESQIEEMMLYRQGLEIGRGLASYRIIHKPNALDPNEVSQNDWHRLLEVACGIEEGEERNALVDAFHDWIDSDNLTRANGAEEEFYQDLDRPRHVKNGPLSNYEEILLVHGFTPEMLYGYNNPVRIEDNIMVGGGLLRYFIGDNSPEARASRKYIVDGILPSEPSRRPEDAQRFRQVQQKPEQLHLVAQGFVPDDPFHGEEDDFNEVEADEQLPEPVYQSRHIILMRLEQSKDAYRIGDLLENAAAETIERILAYGIPEEDL
- a CDS encoding type II secretion system F family protein is translated as MIKFSYKAMTPTGEARNGVIEAPTPARAALMLQQNGLVVLNISNSASAESSVSVSKSLGGRISAQQLMEFSSETSALLDAKIPLEEALKTQADLCTHPKFKEILTEVWKDVNGGASFADALARHPKVFERFYSNMVRGGEASGSLELIMQRIAALMERRQALRAKVTSAMIYPSLLLIMGIAVVAGLMLFLIPKLTEMFAESGQLLPASTRAVIAMSEFNRNYWWLTPMLVLGGFGAFKFSTRTEEGKTKWGLKVLKIPMMGRLIAEAETSRFCRMLSALLDGQVPILQAISITGGTLSNAALRSLMGKVYETVQAGKPMGPLLQQHPEFPQLASRMVTMGEDSGELGTMLNKVADRYEDKVSATTDRFVSVLEPIMIVVMGIFVAFIVIGMMQGMMAMSTSGR